Genomic segment of Hymenobacter aquaticus:
CAAGGCGCTGCTGGGCGGCGAGCAGGTCGTTGATACGTTTTCGGGTCCGGTCAAAATCAAGATCAAGCCCGAAACGGCCAACGGTACTCGCCTGCGCCTGCGCGGCAAAGGCTTCCCAGTGTACCGGCAGGCCGGCCAGTTCGGCGACCTGTACCTGCGCCTGTCCCTGACGCTGCCCCAGCACCTGACCGACGAAGAAAAAGCGCTTATTCAGCAATTGGCCCACCTCCGCAACGAAGCCTGACCGCCATGGAAACGCACATTATCACCATCACGCTGCGCGAGTGCTCGACGCAGTACGGCCTGAGCGAGGCCGACGTCCGCGAGTTTATCGACCTGGGCCTGCTGCAAGCCGCCGACACGCCCGACGCCATCTTCGGCGAAGCCGACCACCTGGCCCGCCTCGCCCGCCTCCACCACGACCTGGGCCTGAGTAAGGAAGCCATTGATGTAATTGTGGCCATGCGGCAGCGCCTGGTGGTCGTGCAGGAGGCACTGGCCCGGCAGACGGCCCGCGCCACCCAGCTGGAGCGGTACCTGCGCGGCTCGGGGCCGGTTGTCGAAACCGACTTCTAGCGGCCGACGTCGGCCCAGTCGGCGGCTTACACCAAATCGACGGCCAAAGCCAGGGCGCAGCCGACCAGCGTGGCCGCCAGCTTGGGCAGGTTCAGGTGGTGCTCGGGGCTGGTTTCAAATAGAATGGTGGTTGATACGTGCAGGAAGTTGCCGGCCACCAGGCCCAGCAGGGCCGCGTACCAGCCGCCCTGGAGCAGGTTTTCCAGCACCACGTAGTTGCTCACGATGATGCCCGCCGGCCCGGCCAGGGCAAACAGTACCAAATACGGAAAGGCCCGCTGGAAGCTGTTGAGCCGCAGCAGCAGGGCCGCCATCAGGGCAAAAGCCGCCGGAATGTGGTGCAGGGCAATGCCGGCTAGGATAGCGTAGAAGCTCTGTCCCACGCCCGCCGCCCCCGGCGACTTCACCAGGATGCTGCCTTCCAGAAACGAGTGCAGCACCAACGAAAACAGCAGCAGAAACGGCACCCGGCCCGCGTGCGAGGTATGGTAGTGCACGTGCCCGTGCTCCACGCCCTGCGAAAAAACCTCCAGCAGCAGCTGCCCAAAAAAGCCCGCCAGCACGAAATAGCCAATCCGGTGGCTAACCTCCGGTCCCAGACTCAGGGCCTCGGGCAGCAGGTGCATAATGGTCAGGGTGAACAGGTAGGCGCCGCTGAAAGCCAGCAGCGGCTTCATCCAGGTGGTGCGGGCCGTCGGCACGAAGCGCGTCAGCCACCCCGCCCCCATGACGGTGAGAAATAACAGGAAAACGGCAAACCACATAGGGGTAATGTGCTAAGGTGCGAATGTGGGAAATGTGCTGATAAGGAAAATGTGCAGAGGTCTTGCTGCTGGGTAAGCTGAGCAATGCACTGCTGCCCGGCGCTGTATCCGAACATTAGCACATCAGCACATTCCCCACATTAGCACCTTAAATCCCTATTTTTTCAGGACGAAGATCATGCGGGGGCTGGTCTTCTCGTCGTAGGGGGCGAGGTGGTAGTCGCCCAGCACCTCGGCCAAGCGCAGGCCCGCCATCTGGAAGTATTCCTCGAACCGGTCCCGGCTCAGGGCCCGCACCCGCTCCTCGTATTGCTGCACCTGGCCTTCCCGGTCCGTAAACCGGATTTCCTTCACGATGAAGTCGTTGGAGAGGTGGCGGTGCAGTTGAAAGGTGATGCCGTCCACGGTTTTCTCCTCGTGCGCCACCAACTCGCGCACCGTCAGCTCGGTGTTCATAAAGTCGATGACCATCTTGCCGCCCGGCCGCAATGCTGCCGCTGCCGAGCGTAGCGCTACCACGTTCTCGGTTTCGTTGGCGAAATAGCCAAAGCTGGTAAAGAGGTTGAAGATGAAGTCGAACGGGCCGAAGGGCAGCGGGTCGCGCATGTCGTGCACGTGAAAGTGCAGGTGCTCGTGGGCAAACTGCCGGGCGTGGGCAATGCTTTCCGGGGAGAGGTCCACGCCGGTTACGTCGTAGCCCTGCTCGCTGAGGTAGATGGAGTGCCGGCCTTTGCCGCAGGCCAGATCCAGCAGGCGGGTGCTGGGTTTCGGGTGCAAGTGCGTCAGCAGCTCATCAATAAAAACGCGTGCTTCCGTATGGTTCCGGTCCCGGTACAGCAGGTGGTAGTAAGGCGAGTCGAACCAGGTACTAAACCATTCGGCTTCTGATTGTGGCATTCAAAAGAGCAATGAGCGGGAGAGGCAACAACGGGTGACCCAAAGCGAAGGGACGCGCTATTTTGCAACAATGTTACAAAAAGCCGCCGACATTGGGCCTTGCTGTCGGCCCGGACCAGGAGCAGCCGCGGGGCCTTGTGCAACAAATCGGCCCCGGTGCCTGCTACTCCCCACTCGGGAAAGAATAGCAGGCGCCGGGGCCTAAAAGCTTGACAGCAAAGAGGAATACTACTCCTCTTTCATCTTTTCAGCGGGCTTCTCGTTGGCGTCGTGCTGGGTTTCAGCAGGAGCGGGAGCAGCGGCTTCCTGCTTGGTGCGGTCGGTTTCTTCGCCGTTGGCCGAAATGCCGTGCTCAGCGGTGGGGTGGCGGTCCTTCTCGAAGTTGGTGTGGGAGCTGATGGGCTCGGCAATGGCGCCGCCCTTGGCCTGGTGCGCTTCTTCCACGGTGCCCTGGTCGAAGTTATCGGTGGTGCGGGAGCCGGGAGCCACCTGGTCCACGGATACTTTGGCTTCCGGACGCAGGTCCGATGGTTCGCTGCTGCAGGCGTTCAGGGCCAGGGTGGCCACGGCCACGGCGGAGAGCAGAAGATTTTTAGTCATGTTCGTAAGAGGTTGAAATGCTAAGCGTTAGGGCAGGCAATCAGCCACGATACGGGCCTCTGCCTGTTGCCTTGCCTGCTTCGTACCAAGGTACTGTACCGGCTCAAGCGGGTCAAAGTTACGCGGAAGTTGGGCTCGTCGGCGCGGCAGCGGCCGGAGATTGGGCCGGCAGCAGGTTTTTGCGCCGCAGCATCGAGTCGAACAGCTTGATGTCGTTGGGCGAGTTGAAGATGCGCAGGGGGAAATACAGGAAGATCGGCACGTTGAAGGTGCGGGCCATCCAGCCCTTGAAGCCCTTCAGCTCGTCGGCCGCCGCCGGGGGCTGCAGCCACAGCAAGTAGGCGTCGTTGTCGCGCCGGGCCTGCCCGATCATGTCCCAGGTGAGGCCCATGCCCTTGGTTTCGCTCTGGCGCAGCACGATCTGGCGGTTGTCGATTTCGTAGTTCATCCGCTCAAACAGGGCCTTGCTTTGCTCCATCTGGGCCACGCCGGTAATCTGGGCCGAGCGCAGCAGCACAAACAGCAGCGTGAGCAGCACGGCGGCCAGCACCCACCACCACGACGGCCATATCAGGGCCGGCAGCAGGCCCAGGGCCAGGGGAATCAGGGCGTACCACCAGTCTTTGCGCCACACCTGGGCCATGGCCATACGGGTGTAGGTATCGGTATCGAGCTGGTATTTCTTGGTGCGGATGGCCATGGGCGCGGGGCCCTGGGCCTGCCGGTAGCCGCCGCGTTGGTTGGGTTGTTGCATTTTGGGTAATGTGGGTAATGTGCTTTGAATGTGCTGATGTGTTGGAATGGGCTAAGGTGCTAATGACTTGCTAACCATTAGCACCTCAGCCCATTCCAACACATCAGCACATTAATTTAAAACGCTTTCAGGCTCAGGTCCAGGCTCTTGACGGAGTGGGTCAGGGCGCCCACCGAAATGTAGTCGACGCCGGTGTGGGCTACTTCGGTAATGGTCTGCTCGGTGATGCCGCCGGAGGCTTCCGTCGGAAAACGGCCGGCAATCAGCTCCACGGCCTCGCGTAGCTTGGCGGGCGGCATGTTGTCGAGCATGATCCGCTCGATGCCGCCGACTTCCAGCACCTGCTCTACCTCGGCCAGGGTGCGGGTTTCGACTACGATGGGCAGCTGCCGGCCCGTGCGCTCCAGGTAAGCCCGGGTGGCTTCGATGGCCGGCCGGATGCCGCCGGCGTAGTCCACGTGGTTGTCTTTGAGGATGATACCGTCGAAGAGGCCGTAGCGGTGGTTCACGCCGCCGCCGATGAGCACGGCCCACTTTTCGCAGATGCGGAAGTTGGGTGTGGTTTTGCGCGTGTCGAGCAGGCGGGCTTTGGTGCCGGCCATCAGGCTGGTGAGGTGGGCCGTGTAGGTGGCAATGGCGCTCATGCGCTGCATGCAGTTGAGCACCAAGCGCTCCGCCGTGAGAATGCTGCGCGAGCGACCTTCCACGATGAAGGCAATGTCGCCGTGGTTTACCCGGTCGCCGTCATTGAGCCGCTGCTCTACCCGCAGGTCCGCGTCGACCTCCCGAAAAATCAGGTGGGCCAGTGCTACCCCGGCCAGCACCCCTTCGCCTTTTACCAGCAGGTGCGCCCGGTTGCGGGCGTCGGCCGGAATGGCAGCCAGGGAGGAATGGTCGCCGTCGCCGATATCTTCGGCCAGGGCCGTGCGAATAAAGGTGGTGAGAGCTTCGGGGGTGAGGTAGGGTGGGGTTTGCACGGTGCAAAAATAGAAAAAGGCCCCGACTTGCGCCGGAGCCTTTCCCAGAATCCTTAAAAACAGTTGGTGGTGAACCAGCAGCTGCCAGGATAGAGTAAGTAGCTTTTTTTCAAATTCTTAGCGCCTCAGGGTCCGCGGCTGTGGTTATTCCTTGGTGAAATCGATGGTATCGATAACCAAACTGCCCTGGGCCGACTTCATCTTGACGAACATCCGGTAGGCTCCGGTTTTGCTGACGTACTTGCCAACCGCGTAGGGAGTTCCTTCGTTACTACCTCCGTAGTGGACGAAGTCGAAACCGGCGGGCGAGTTCTTGGCGAAGAAATCTTTCATCACAAATTCGGCCTGCGTGGAGCTATAGCTTTGCTTGTCACCATCGAAGCTCAGCTCCACGGTGGAGCCGAAATACTGGGACAGCTCCCGGGATGAGCCACTCCGGATGGCATTGCGAACCGGCGTGAAGGCTTCACCTTGTGCCAGTACCGTTACCGACAGTAACAGGAACCACACGACGGTAATAACCTGGAAAATGTTGCGTTTCATACTAGAGTAGGGAATGTATCATGCGGTTCGCTAAAACTATGCCAAGTAGTCATAGTTAGTAAAATGTCCCTACAGCCGGTCGCCACGGCCCCAAGTTAACCCAAACCAACAAAATGCGCACGTTCCCGCTGGTGCCCTTATCTTTGCTGCTATGAATAAACAGGTATTGCTGGTGATCTTGGACGGGTGGGGCTTGGCGCAGAATACGGAAGTATCGGCTATCGACAAGGCCAATACTCCGTTTGTCGACTCACTGTTTCAGCGTTTTCCCCACAGTAAGCTGCAGGCCTCGGGGGAAGCCGTCGGACTGCCCGACGGGCAGATGGGTAATTCGGAAGTCGGCCACATGAATATCGGGGCCGGCCGGGTGGTGTACCAGGACTTGGTGCGCATCAACAAGGCCATCCGGGAGCGGAAGCTGGGCTCGGTGCCCGCTCTGGAAAAAGCCTTCGAATATGCCCGCACCAACGGCAAGAACCTGCACTACATCGGGCTATTGTCGGATGGTGGAGTGCATTCCCACATCGAGCACCTGAAAGCTCTGTGCACCCTGGCCCACGACGCCGACGTGCATAAGGTGTTTATTCACGCCTTCACCGACGGCCGCGACACTGACCCGAAAGGCGGCGTCAACTACGTCAACGACCTGGAGCAGAGTACGGCCCGCACCGGTGCCAAAATTGCCTCCATTGTGGGCCGTTACTACGCCATGGACCGCGACAACCGCTGGGAACGGGTGAAAGTGGCCTACGACCTGCTGGTGAACGGCAAGGGTACGCCCTCTCAGAACCTGATTCAGAGCATGCTCGACTCCTATAAAGAAGGCGTGACGGATGAGTTTCTGAAGCCGATTGTGAAAGTCGGGGCCGACGGGCTGCCGCTGGCTACCATTCAGGAGGGCGACGTGGTGGTGTGCTTCAACTTCCGCACCGACCGGGGCCGGGAAATCACGCAGGCCCTGACCCAGCAGGATTTCCACGCCTTCAACATGCACCGGCTGAACCTGCACTACCTGACCATGACCAACTACGACGCCACGTTCGTGGGCGTCACCCCGATTTTCGAGAAGGACAACCTCGAAAACACGTTGGGCGCAGTGCTGGAGGCTAACGGCAAAAAGCAGATCCGCATTGCCGAAACCGAGAAGTACCCGCACGTCACCTTCTTCTTCTCGGGTGGCCGGGAGGTGGAGTTCAACGGCGAAACCCGCCTGATGCGCGCCTCGCCCAAGGTAGCCACCTACGATTTGCAGCCCGAAATGAGTGCCTACGAGCTGCGCGACGCCCTGGTGCCCGAACTGCAGGCCAAATCGGCCGACTTCGTGGTGCTCAACTTCGCTAACCCCGACATGGTGGGCCACACCGGCGTGTTTGAAGCCGCCGTGAAAGCCGTGGAAACCGTGGACGCCTGCACCCGCGACGTGGTAACGGCCGCCCTGGAGAGCAACTACGCCTGCATCATCATTGCCGACCACGGCAACGCCGACATGATGATAAACCCCGACGGCACGCCCAACACGGCCCACACCACCAACCTGGTGCCCTGCATTCTGGCCGACAACGACTACCGGGGTACCCTGGCCGACGGCAAGCTGGGCGACATTGCCCCCACGGTGCTGCAACTCATGGGCCTGCCCCAGCCGGCCGACATGACCGGCACCTCGTTGCTGCAACCCACTGCTACACCTACGAATGCGTAGAGCACTCGGGGCCGCCGCCTGCCTGCTCCTGACCACGGCCTGTGGTCAGGAGCCGGAGGCTGCCCGCGCGGGTCAGTCGGCCCGTAAGCCGCTGTATTTCGACGTGAAGGGCTTGCTGGACAACCAGACCAGGCTGCTTTCGGAGCGGCAGCCGGCCGTGGAAAAGCAGGTGACCCTGCGCGATGGGCAGGTGGAAACCACGCGGGTGGAGAAAGTAGACTGGAGCAAGGAGCTGCAAATCTTCTATCAGGCCGACATCAACAAGCCAGCTCTGCGGGGGGCGTACGAAGCCCAGGTGGGCGGCGCCGCGGGCGGGGCTCAGGTTTACCGCCGTAAAGCCGGCATCGAAAACATCGTGGACCAGCTGCGGGTAAGCGGCGCGGGTACTGAGGAAGGAACTGTAGAAGCCGTGCTGACCCAGGATAACCCGCTGTTCTTCTCCCGCAAGACCTTGACGATCAGCTACCGCAACGGGCTGCTGAACACGTATAAGGTGCAGGGCGTGCAGAAGCTGGTGATGTTCGACACGCTACGCTACTCGGCTACGGTGCGGGTGCTGTAACTATCGGCTAATCCAGATACGGCTCGACGCGGGCTACGGCGGGCTTGCCTTCCGAGAAGGTGGCCGACACGTTGTTGGCCCGCTCGGTGTCCCGAATCTGCACTTTGGCGCAGGAGCCGCCGGTTTGCCGGGTCGAGGCGTCCAGGGTCTGGCGCAGGCGCTGGCCGTAGGCGGGGCGGAAGTTGGTAATGACGGCCCGCCGCAACAGCCGCTGTTCGGGCATACAATAGAACTCGAACTGGTTGCCCTGGTGCTGTAGCGTCAGAATGGTGTCGGTCTGGCCTTTCTCGTGCGCGTTGGCCAGACACCGGCGCGACACGACCCTGGCTCCGGCCCGCAGCAATTCTTCGGTGGTGAGCTCGGCGCCGAACGGCTGCCCGGCCAGCGTATCGTTGGTCATAACGCAGGTAGCGCGGGGGGGCACGGGCCGGGCTACGGTGCGCCGCTTGGGCGTGGTCGGCGGCCCGGCCTGCGCACGGCTGGCGCGGGTATCGGCACCGAACTCGGGGCCCAGGCTCACGGCGGCGCATACTGCCAGGGCAGACACGAGTTTAACCGACGAAAGCAACAAAGCAGATACCATAGCGCGACAGGGGCCTTTGGTGCCTCATACGCAAATACCTACGGGGCGGCTTGTTGCCCACCAGATTTATTTGCGGCTGGTTAGCCTTCCGAACCCATAATGGTAGCCACAACCCAGCGGCGGCCGCCGTGGTTGCGGTGCTCGCCCAGGTATACGCCCTGCCAGGTGCCCAGGGCCAACTCACCGTTGGTAATCGGGAGGGTGACGGAGGTGCCCAGCATGGCGGCTTTCAGGTGGGCCGGCATGTCGTCGGGGCCTTCCTGGGTATGCTCGAAGTAGGGCGCGTTTTCCGGCACGGCCCGGTTGAAATACTGCTCGAAGTCGCGGCGGACGGTGGGGTCGGCGTTTTCGTTGATGCTCAGGCTGGCCGAGGTATGCTGAATAAAAAAGTGCGCCGTCCCGATTTTAATGCGTTCCAGCTCGGGTAGCTCGGCCACCAGCACGTCGGTAATAAGGTGGAAGCCGCGGCGCACGGCGGGCATACGCAAGCGTTTCTGAATCCAGATCATAACGGCAGCCTAGGGGTTTTTCCGCTCGTACGCGCCCGGGTCGGGCGTGGCGGGGTCGCGGGGGCGGTTGAGCAGGTCGTTGCTGACGCCGCCGAAGGGCCGGGCCAGGTCGCGCACCGCCGACAGGGTATCGAGGTTGTAGTCGAACTTATCGGCAAACAGGCCGGCGGGCCGCTTGAACTTGGGGTCCGTGTTGATCCGGTTGGAAGCGGGTAGCCCGGTTTTATAGCGCTGGGTGCGCAGCACGTTGTTTTCCAGGGTGAAGTCGGCGTAGGCGGCGCTATTCTTGAACAGCAGCTCTTCTTCCACCGAGCCCCAGACGATGGAGTTGCGGATGCTGACCCGGGTGAGCAGCGGACCCGGCACCGACTTGAGCACGCCCTCGTTGGTAATGGCTACCGACTCGGTTTCGCGCCGGAACGCGGGCGTGAAGTTGGCAATGGTGCAGAAGTTCAGGTTGTAGGTGCCGCCGGCCAAACCCAGAATGGCGTACTCGCCGCAGTTGGTAAACAGGCAGTTGGTGAGCGTAAACTCGGCGCCAATACCCAGAATGCCCGCCCCGTCGAAGCTCTGGCCGCCGCTGGCGAAGGTGAGGCCGGCCCCGGAAATGTTCTTGAACACCGTGTTTTCGACCGTCACCCGGGGGCGAGGCTGCAGGTTTTCGGGGTTGTAGACCAGCAGGCCAAAGCTCGAATTTTTGATTTCGGCGTAGCGTACCACGCTGTTGCGGCTGCTGCCGGGGTCGAACTGAATACCGGCCCACTGGCCCGGCACGTCGTTGTAGAACGGTTCGAGCCGGTCGCCGGCGAAGCGCACGATATTACGGTCGTCGGGCTTCAGCACGGCGGTGGGCACGAAGTCGGGGTTGACGCGCAATGTGCCTTTGACGATGATGGCCACGCCGGCGTGGGCGTAGACCCGGGCCCCGGCCTCAATGGTAAGCACGCAGCCGGCCGGCACCAGCACCGAGCCGGGCAGCACGTGGGGCTTGTCGGCCTTCCAAACCTCGGCGCAGCTGAGCGCGCCCCGGTGGAAGTAAGCGTTCTGGCCGTAGGCGACCAGCTGCACCTGTTGGTCGTTGCCGTTGGTTTTGAACTGGAGCTGGTCGGTGTTCAGGAAGGGCTTGCCCTCGGGCGCGGCCGTGCCGGGCCCCAGCTTGGCCCGCACCAGCACCAGCAAACTGTCTTTGCCCCGGATTTCGACGTTGTTGGCAATCGGGCCGGCGTCGCCGTTGACCACGACGGAGTACTCCGACACGGCCGGGTTGGCTATCCGGATCTGCTCTACTTTCACGGCCCGGCTGTTGCGGTTGTACACCCACAGGCGCTTGGTGACGGTCGTGGTCTGGGCGAAAACCGTGTCGAACATCACCGTGTCGGTCGAAAACTCGAGCTTGGCGCCGGGGTCGGTGGTGACGAGGTCCTCCTTGGGCTCACAGCCCGGCAGCACGGTCAGCAGGCACGACAACACGAGCAGGCAGGGTAACAGAAAGCGCATAGCGGGTGGATAGAGCGGTTAAAAATGAGTCATCCTGAGCAGAGCAAGGGACCTTGTGCCAGTGGAACGACGTGTTCTAACGGGGTAAGGTCCTTCGCTGTGCTCAGGATGACAAACGGATGGATGCGTTGCTTAGTACAACCGTCGGAATTACGCCACGCCTTCCTGCAGCCGCTCGGCGCTTTCGGCGATGCGCAGCTGCTCCACGAAGTCGTCGATGTTGCCTTCCATCACGCTGGCCAGGTTGTACACCGTGTAGCCAATGCGGTGGTCGGTTACGCGGCCCTGGGGGTAGTTGTAGGTCCGGATCTTGTCCGACCGGTCGCCGCCGCCAATCATGCTCTTGCGCTGGGCCCCTTCGGCTTCGTTTTTCTTGGCCAGCTCGATTTCGTAAATGCGGGAGCGCAGCACTTGCAGAGCCTTGTCGAAGTTCTTGAGCTGCGACTTCTGATCCTGGCACTGGGCCACCAGGCCGGTGGGCAAGTGGGTGAGGCGCACCGCCGAGTAGGTCGTGTTAACGGACTGCCCGCCGGGGCCCGACGACATAAACAGATCCTTGCGCACGTCGTTCATATCAATCTGCACGTCCAGCTCCTCGGCCTCGGGCATTACCACGATAGACGCCACCGAGGTGTGGATGCGGCCCTGGGTTTCGGTGGCCGGCACGCGCTGCACGCGGTGCACGCCCGATTCAAACTTGAGCTTGCCGTACACGTCCTCGCCCTTCACGGCCAGGATAATTTCCTTGTAGCCGCCCGAAGTGCCTTCGGTGGCGTCCACGAGCTCCATCTTCCAGCCCTGCTTTTCGGCGAAGCGCATGTACATGCGCTGCAAGTCGCCGGCGAAGATGGCGGCCTCGTCGCCGCCGGCCCCGGCCCGGATTTCCATGATGATGTCCTTCGAGTCGTTGGGGTCCTTCGGAATCAGCAGCTCCTTGATGACGGTTTCGAGGCGCTCCTGCTCGGGCAGCAGCGTTTCGAGCTCATCCTTGGCCATCTGGCGGAAGTCCTCGTCCTTTTCGGTGGCAATAACTTCGCGGGCGCCCTCGATGTTGGAGAGCACCTGCTGGTAATTCTTATACTCGGTCACGATTTTGCCGAGGTCCTTATACTCTTTATTCAAGGTCTTGTAGCGCTTCATGTCGCTCATGGCCTCGGGCTGCATCAGCTGCTCGTTTACGTCTTCGTAGCGCTGGCGAATGGCCTCCAGTTTATCTAGCATCTTGCCTTCAGGAAATTGTATTTGCAACTGCAAAGGTAAGGAAACAAACACGATGAACCCCGCCCCGCGTTCCAGGTAGCTAGTAGAATATAGTGATGCTGTAGCACAGCTCTTTCCCGGCTGTCATCCTGAGCCAAGCGAAGGACCTTATGCCCGTTGAACGTTGGCCGTTGCAATGACCCGTTCCAGCGGGAGAGGGTCCTTCGCTTTGCTCAGGATGACAGGCGGAAAAAATGGAAACCATTAAAAAACAAAACCCTAGGTTGCGCGGGTCGGATAATTCACTACTTTGGGCTCAATATTCAACGCGCCCCATGCTTCAGCACTCTGCTACAGCTGCTTTTTCCCGCGCCCTGACTGGCATTTGCACAGTCACAGGTATGGTCACAACAACCCGGTAACCGGGCTGCACCTACCTCTTTCTCCCAAAGTTTCTTTTTGAGTCGC
This window contains:
- a CDS encoding chaperone modulator CbpM; this translates as METHIITITLRECSTQYGLSEADVREFIDLGLLQAADTPDAIFGEADHLARLARLHHDLGLSKEAIDVIVAMRQRLVVVQEALARQTARATQLERYLRGSGPVVETDF
- a CDS encoding ZIP family metal transporter; translation: MWFAVFLLFLTVMGAGWLTRFVPTARTTWMKPLLAFSGAYLFTLTIMHLLPEALSLGPEVSHRIGYFVLAGFFGQLLLEVFSQGVEHGHVHYHTSHAGRVPFLLLFSLVLHSFLEGSILVKSPGAAGVGQSFYAILAGIALHHIPAAFALMAALLLRLNSFQRAFPYLVLFALAGPAGIIVSNYVVLENLLQGGWYAALLGLVAGNFLHVSTTILFETSPEHHLNLPKLAATLVGCALALAVDLV
- a CDS encoding class I SAM-dependent methyltransferase, which translates into the protein MPQSEAEWFSTWFDSPYYHLLYRDRNHTEARVFIDELLTHLHPKPSTRLLDLACGKGRHSIYLSEQGYDVTGVDLSPESIAHARQFAHEHLHFHVHDMRDPLPFGPFDFIFNLFTSFGYFANETENVVALRSAAAALRPGGKMVIDFMNTELTVRELVAHEEKTVDGITFQLHRHLSNDFIVKEIRFTDREGQVQQYEERVRALSRDRFEEYFQMAGLRLAEVLGDYHLAPYDEKTSPRMIFVLKK
- the nadC gene encoding carboxylating nicotinate-nucleotide diphosphorylase — translated: MQTPPYLTPEALTTFIRTALAEDIGDGDHSSLAAIPADARNRAHLLVKGEGVLAGVALAHLIFREVDADLRVEQRLNDGDRVNHGDIAFIVEGRSRSILTAERLVLNCMQRMSAIATYTAHLTSLMAGTKARLLDTRKTTPNFRICEKWAVLIGGGVNHRYGLFDGIILKDNHVDYAGGIRPAIEATRAYLERTGRQLPIVVETRTLAEVEQVLEVGGIERIMLDNMPPAKLREAVELIAGRFPTEASGGITEQTITEVAHTGVDYISVGALTHSVKSLDLSLKAF
- a CDS encoding DUF4783 domain-containing protein, which codes for MKRNIFQVITVVWFLLLSVTVLAQGEAFTPVRNAIRSGSSRELSQYFGSTVELSFDGDKQSYSSTQAEFVMKDFFAKNSPAGFDFVHYGGSNEGTPYAVGKYVSKTGAYRMFVKMKSAQGSLVIDTIDFTKE
- the gpmI gene encoding 2,3-bisphosphoglycerate-independent phosphoglycerate mutase; translated protein: MNKQVLLVILDGWGLAQNTEVSAIDKANTPFVDSLFQRFPHSKLQASGEAVGLPDGQMGNSEVGHMNIGAGRVVYQDLVRINKAIRERKLGSVPALEKAFEYARTNGKNLHYIGLLSDGGVHSHIEHLKALCTLAHDADVHKVFIHAFTDGRDTDPKGGVNYVNDLEQSTARTGAKIASIVGRYYAMDRDNRWERVKVAYDLLVNGKGTPSQNLIQSMLDSYKEGVTDEFLKPIVKVGADGLPLATIQEGDVVVCFNFRTDRGREITQALTQQDFHAFNMHRLNLHYLTMTNYDATFVGVTPIFEKDNLENTLGAVLEANGKKQIRIAETEKYPHVTFFFSGGREVEFNGETRLMRASPKVATYDLQPEMSAYELRDALVPELQAKSADFVVLNFANPDMVGHTGVFEAAVKAVETVDACTRDVVTAALESNYACIIIADHGNADMMINPDGTPNTAHTTNLVPCILADNDYRGTLADGKLGDIAPTVLQLMGLPQPADMTGTSLLQPTATPTNA
- a CDS encoding secondary thiamine-phosphate synthase enzyme YjbQ — protein: MIWIQKRLRMPAVRRGFHLITDVLVAELPELERIKIGTAHFFIQHTSASLSINENADPTVRRDFEQYFNRAVPENAPYFEHTQEGPDDMPAHLKAAMLGTSVTLPITNGELALGTWQGVYLGEHRNHGGRRWVVATIMGSEG
- a CDS encoding right-handed parallel beta-helix repeat-containing protein, encoding MRFLLPCLLVLSCLLTVLPGCEPKEDLVTTDPGAKLEFSTDTVMFDTVFAQTTTVTKRLWVYNRNSRAVKVEQIRIANPAVSEYSVVVNGDAGPIANNVEIRGKDSLLVLVRAKLGPGTAAPEGKPFLNTDQLQFKTNGNDQQVQLVAYGQNAYFHRGALSCAEVWKADKPHVLPGSVLVPAGCVLTIEAGARVYAHAGVAIIVKGTLRVNPDFVPTAVLKPDDRNIVRFAGDRLEPFYNDVPGQWAGIQFDPGSSRNSVVRYAEIKNSSFGLLVYNPENLQPRPRVTVENTVFKNISGAGLTFASGGQSFDGAGILGIGAEFTLTNCLFTNCGEYAILGLAGGTYNLNFCTIANFTPAFRRETESVAITNEGVLKSVPGPLLTRVSIRNSIVWGSVEEELLFKNSAAYADFTLENNVLRTQRYKTGLPASNRINTDPKFKRPAGLFADKFDYNLDTLSAVRDLARPFGGVSNDLLNRPRDPATPDPGAYERKNP
- the prfA gene encoding peptide chain release factor 1; the encoded protein is MLDKLEAIRQRYEDVNEQLMQPEAMSDMKRYKTLNKEYKDLGKIVTEYKNYQQVLSNIEGAREVIATEKDEDFRQMAKDELETLLPEQERLETVIKELLIPKDPNDSKDIIMEIRAGAGGDEAAIFAGDLQRMYMRFAEKQGWKMELVDATEGTSGGYKEIILAVKGEDVYGKLKFESGVHRVQRVPATETQGRIHTSVASIVVMPEAEELDVQIDMNDVRKDLFMSSGPGGQSVNTTYSAVRLTHLPTGLVAQCQDQKSQLKNFDKALQVLRSRIYEIELAKKNEAEGAQRKSMIGGGDRSDKIRTYNYPQGRVTDHRIGYTVYNLASVMEGNIDDFVEQLRIAESAERLQEGVA